Proteins from a single region of Chryseobacterium sp. T16E-39:
- a CDS encoding AAA family ATPase — protein sequence MDLKEILKEIPFREEWQNRYHYFIPLFINNATRFDKWQDWDQQVFNEFFEKNAGQCVSSLQQGCFTNEDKNKLKQNWSQISPLLRDLALTQNEPNWDLYILINKIIRQFTSQSMQAATNRLIASLQPQFLCTIIAEDHLKVLYKKLQLGITDGSVPKYENGNWFKSSYNILTYFKKQLNDEDSYNIMTYPWQLKEEWMPTGYNKFYDILNEVKQIVDSKYPQFKIEDISPNVSNFLWIADSKDIIGNITAHFEINKNRNNLSVDIHFEGTEEEKNIFHQVIKKLPDKVTWKKWQNSQSLTYDEIYNINDENISEKLVSSLVKINELIGDKVRYILENINTLISQYQVKIKEMNSTIQLLEYKKQIILQGPPGTGKTRRAELIAREILDVSDIAQLQDHEQYKIVQFHPSYTYEDFVRGIVAEANGDRIEYKNVNKTISKFAKVALDNFLDSKKDIVELSLEKWIEDEFNLFIDKISETLEQDKISLSDNVDLVDLMDDAFLYIGENWKGYEHRMSFKDIKRAYLDNNITRQDIVKNLNLSGSARQHATYYIVVLNKFRDFLEGKAIPTNQTEIKEKKYILVIDEINRANLSTVLGELIYALEYRGKGLDSIYEVEGEQKILLPENLYIIGTMNTADRSIGHIDYAIRRRFAFVDVLPVNLESELKDDFKTDIFSKATSLFIENYDSSIDYSDENVVMKKSEYMTADFDPKDVWLGHSYFIQHYEKNEKGEDVKEKPVEFSFRIKYEIKPILEEYIKDGILKESARSVINSL from the coding sequence ATGGATTTAAAAGAAATTCTAAAAGAAATTCCTTTTAGAGAAGAATGGCAAAATCGATATCACTATTTTATCCCTTTATTTATTAATAATGCAACAAGATTTGATAAATGGCAGGATTGGGATCAACAAGTATTTAATGAGTTTTTTGAAAAAAATGCAGGACAATGTGTTTCTTCACTTCAACAAGGATGTTTCACGAATGAAGATAAAAACAAATTAAAACAAAACTGGAGTCAAATATCTCCTTTATTGAGAGATCTTGCATTAACACAAAATGAACCTAATTGGGATTTATATATATTAATAAATAAAATAATACGGCAATTTACATCGCAGAGTATGCAAGCTGCAACTAATAGATTAATTGCTTCTCTTCAACCTCAGTTTTTATGTACTATTATTGCCGAAGACCACCTGAAGGTGCTGTATAAAAAACTCCAATTAGGTATTACAGATGGTAGTGTACCTAAATATGAAAACGGAAATTGGTTCAAAAGCTCATATAACATATTAACATATTTCAAAAAACAACTCAATGACGAGGATAGTTATAATATTATGACTTATCCTTGGCAACTAAAAGAAGAATGGATGCCAACAGGATATAATAAATTTTATGATATTTTGAATGAAGTGAAACAAATTGTTGATTCGAAATATCCGCAATTTAAAATCGAAGACATTTCTCCAAACGTTTCAAATTTTTTATGGATTGCTGATTCAAAAGATATAATCGGTAATATAACTGCTCATTTTGAAATAAACAAAAATAGAAACAATCTTTCGGTAGATATTCATTTTGAAGGAACAGAAGAAGAAAAAAACATATTTCATCAAGTAATAAAAAAATTGCCAGATAAAGTCACGTGGAAAAAATGGCAAAATTCGCAAAGTCTTACATATGATGAGATTTACAATATAAATGATGAAAATATTTCAGAAAAGTTAGTAAGTTCGTTAGTCAAAATCAACGAACTAATCGGAGATAAAGTAAGATATATATTAGAAAATATAAATACACTAATTTCACAATATCAAGTAAAAATAAAAGAAATGAATAGCACAATTCAACTTTTAGAATACAAAAAACAAATTATCCTACAAGGTCCTCCTGGAACAGGTAAAACGAGAAGAGCAGAATTAATTGCCAGAGAAATACTAGACGTTTCTGATATCGCACAACTTCAAGATCACGAGCAATATAAAATTGTACAGTTTCATCCAAGTTACACTTATGAAGATTTTGTAAGAGGTATCGTGGCTGAAGCAAACGGTGATAGAATCGAGTATAAAAATGTAAATAAAACGATAAGTAAATTTGCAAAAGTTGCACTAGATAATTTTTTAGATTCTAAAAAAGACATTGTCGAGCTTTCCTTGGAAAAATGGATAGAAGATGAATTTAATCTATTTATAGATAAAATTTCAGAAACATTAGAGCAAGATAAAATATCATTATCAGATAATGTAGATTTAGTGGATTTGATGGATGATGCTTTTCTATACATAGGCGAAAACTGGAAAGGGTATGAACATAGAATGAGTTTTAAAGATATTAAAAGGGCATATTTAGACAATAATATTACGAGACAGGATATTGTGAAAAACCTCAACTTATCTGGTTCAGCAAGACAGCACGCGACTTATTATATAGTTGTTTTGAACAAGTTTAGAGATTTTTTGGAAGGTAAGGCTATTCCTACAAATCAAACAGAAATTAAGGAGAAAAAATATATTCTTGTCATTGATGAAATAAACCGAGCCAACCTATCTACGGTTTTAGGCGAGTTAATTTACGCTTTAGAATATAGAGGGAAAGGTTTAGATAGTATCTATGAAGTAGAAGGTGAACAAAAAATCCTTTTGCCTGAAAATCTATACATTATTGGTACGATGAATACTGCCGACAGAAGTATTGGGCATATTGATTATGCGATTAGAAGAAGGTTTGCATTTGTAGATGTGTTGCCAGTGAACTTGGAATCAGAATTAAAAGATGATTTTAAAACAGATATTTTTTCTAAAGCTACTTCCTTATTTATTGAAAATTATGATTCATCTATTGATTATTCGGATGAGAATGTGGTGATGAAAAAATCAGAATATATGACAGCAGATTTTGATCCAAAGGATGTTTGGCTCGGACATTCTTATTTTATTCAACACTATGAAAAAAATGAAAAAGGTGAAGATGTTAAAGAAAAACCTGTTGAGTTTAGCTTTAGAATTAAATATGAAATAAAACCAATCCTAGAAGAATATATAAAAGATGGTATTTTAAAAGAATCGGCAAGAAGTGTAATTAATTCTCTTTAA
- a CDS encoding DoxX protein codes for MKTQQNLAIFLLRIALATGFLSATASRLGFWGAQSSGWKKFVSYTAETNSFLPQSFAPAIAILSTAAELSIGVLLLVGYKVSTTALCASVLTLLFAIAMSFSFGLKEPLDYSVFAFSAGAHVLSTFPNYKWTLEEFLNQ; via the coding sequence ATGAAAACCCAACAGAATCTCGCCATCTTCCTTTTAAGAATAGCACTTGCAACAGGCTTTTTATCTGCTACTGCCAGTAGGCTAGGTTTTTGGGGAGCACAGTCTTCCGGGTGGAAAAAATTTGTAAGCTATACTGCTGAAACCAATTCTTTTCTACCTCAGTCCTTCGCACCCGCTATTGCAATACTATCAACTGCGGCAGAACTATCTATAGGAGTTTTACTTTTAGTAGGATATAAAGTAAGTACAACGGCTTTATGCGCCTCCGTTCTTACCCTACTATTTGCAATTGCCATGAGTTTTTCCTTTGGATTAAAAGAGCCACTGGATTACTCTGTTTTTGCTTTCAGTGCCGGAGCCCATGTACTCAGTACTTTTCCTAATTACAAATGGACTCTAGAAGAATTTTTAAATCAATAA
- a CDS encoding cupin domain-containing protein produces the protein MNTNIHDYIVKTEQKEWQPLIEKGIHYEGIFVKSLKFDPEKNRSTTILLKFEPGASYPYHNHPAGEELFIMEGDAIIAGARLEQGDYLYTPPNFKHSVKSENGCMIFFMIPEEVEIL, from the coding sequence ATGAACACAAACATCCACGATTACATCGTAAAAACAGAACAAAAAGAATGGCAGCCTTTAATTGAAAAAGGAATTCACTACGAAGGAATATTTGTAAAATCTCTAAAGTTTGATCCAGAAAAAAACAGATCTACAACAATACTTTTAAAATTCGAACCGGGAGCAAGCTACCCTTACCATAATCATCCTGCTGGAGAAGAGTTGTTTATCATGGAAGGGGATGCAATTATAGCAGGGGCTCGCTTAGAACAAGGAGACTATCTGTATACCCCTCCTAATTTCAAACATTCTGTGAAGTCCGAAAACGGATGTATGATCTTTTTTATGATACCCGAAGAAGTTGAAATTCTTTAA
- a CDS encoding heparan-alpha-glucosaminide N-acetyltransferase domain-containing protein, with amino-acid sequence MEQQSKRIVALDLIKGMSVIGMIIIHTLLINANVQSRSETAIGGFIVFLGRGTSIFLICMGITFMTSSHQSLKSSIKRGGLLLLAAFFMNFMKFIIPVIFGFASEDFIQKFGWHGPIEQQYLYLVLLGDILQLAGISLLFVGFIRKYVKNKFGILAIGLLIALVSKEISGINMDYPVLNYISDLFFSNDFPANVYFPVFPWMSFIIIGMFFGKWFQETNYDSKKLFKNMLYVGLLFIAVGAPLVFLYGDYNYGGFYHMGPGGVIYFAGWTLIFLWAIFNISLKMKENAFMRILKYCSRNLTSMYMIQWILISWGKGIFGYRQHGIGFVFLLIVLYMILTFSVQISLDLLRKKKPLIMFRRISTDEAVLK; translated from the coding sequence ATGGAACAACAAAGTAAAAGAATTGTAGCACTGGATTTGATCAAAGGAATGAGTGTTATAGGGATGATTATTATACATACCTTGCTCATCAATGCAAATGTACAATCACGATCTGAAACCGCTATTGGGGGCTTTATTGTCTTTTTGGGCAGAGGAACTTCTATTTTTCTGATCTGTATGGGGATCACCTTTATGACTTCCAGTCATCAAAGTCTTAAAAGTTCAATAAAACGGGGAGGGCTCCTTTTACTGGCTGCTTTTTTCATGAATTTTATGAAATTCATTATTCCCGTTATTTTTGGTTTTGCTTCCGAAGACTTCATTCAAAAGTTTGGATGGCATGGTCCCATAGAACAACAATATTTGTATTTGGTATTATTAGGTGATATTTTACAATTGGCCGGAATATCTTTACTGTTTGTTGGATTTATCAGAAAGTATGTGAAAAATAAATTTGGTATTCTGGCTATTGGATTATTAATAGCATTAGTGTCGAAAGAGATAAGTGGAATTAATATGGATTATCCGGTTCTTAATTATATCTCAGATCTTTTTTTTAGCAACGATTTTCCTGCTAATGTCTATTTTCCAGTCTTTCCATGGATGTCTTTTATCATTATTGGGATGTTTTTTGGTAAATGGTTTCAGGAGACCAATTATGACAGTAAAAAGTTATTTAAGAATATGTTATATGTAGGGCTCTTGTTCATTGCTGTTGGAGCGCCTCTGGTTTTTCTATACGGAGACTATAATTATGGTGGTTTTTACCACATGGGACCTGGTGGGGTAATTTATTTTGCAGGATGGACATTGATTTTTCTATGGGCAATTTTTAATATATCCTTAAAGATGAAAGAAAATGCTTTTATGAGAATTTTAAAGTATTGCAGTAGAAATCTAACGTCAATGTATATGATACAATGGATATTAATATCTTGGGGTAAGGGGATCTTTGGATATAGACAACACGGAATAGGGTTCGTATTTTTATTGATCGTACTTTACATGATTCTAACGTTTTCAGTTCAGATCTCCTTAGACCTCCTAAGAAAGAAGAAACCGTTGATTATGTTTCGTCGAATCTCAACTGATGAAGCTGTTTTGAAATAA
- a CDS encoding HNH endonuclease: MNYLGEQVNALETYSNEAVCWLAIKLKGRYNLIRNPEGHTCGETSCKYCSSSKKRSGLETEFCDLFSIDEIKEIITGKPARLIEIMDLKSRTYAAIPGRSLTEFKEQAEKLFVDSGYTNWFLNERKNYLLANLLNQHTCNYCNREYIFVYEKKGKGMVPQFDHWFPKQDFPMLALSFYNLVPSCATCNTIKSTDNLNLSNHLHPYIDHNIASSYSFSYLPLDITKNQIIFKNNSFLNSKGIDTVKALNLELIYRGHSDKELQDLIDLRYKYSTNYLNILLEKMFPDIDISKEERYRLIFGIELEKENYHKRIFSKFKNDIINELISIK, translated from the coding sequence ATGAATTATCTAGGGGAACAAGTTAATGCTTTAGAGACCTATAGTAATGAAGCAGTATGTTGGCTGGCTATCAAACTAAAAGGAAGGTACAATTTAATTAGAAATCCAGAAGGTCATACTTGTGGTGAGACTTCTTGTAAATATTGCTCTTCTTCTAAAAAACGGAGTGGTTTAGAAACAGAGTTTTGCGATTTATTTTCTATTGACGAAATAAAAGAAATTATTACTGGAAAACCAGCGAGATTAATTGAAATTATGGATTTAAAATCTCGCACTTATGCTGCAATTCCTGGAAGGTCACTTACGGAATTTAAAGAACAAGCAGAAAAATTATTTGTTGATTCAGGATACACAAATTGGTTTTTAAATGAGAGAAAAAATTATTTACTTGCTAACCTATTAAATCAACATACTTGTAATTATTGCAATAGAGAGTATATTTTTGTCTATGAAAAAAAAGGAAAAGGTATGGTTCCTCAATTTGACCATTGGTTTCCTAAACAAGATTTTCCTATGTTAGCTCTTTCATTTTACAATTTAGTACCATCTTGCGCAACTTGTAATACAATAAAAAGTACTGATAACTTGAACTTATCAAATCATTTACATCCATATATTGATCACAATATAGCTTCTAGTTATTCATTTAGTTATTTACCTCTAGATATTACTAAAAATCAAATTATATTTAAAAACAACTCATTTTTAAATAGCAAAGGTATTGATACTGTCAAAGCACTAAATTTAGAATTAATTTATCGTGGGCATTCAGATAAGGAACTGCAGGATTTAATTGATTTACGATATAAATATTCTACTAATTATCTAAATATTCTTTTGGAAAAAATGTTTCCGGATATAGATATTTCAAAGGAAGAAAGATATCGCTTGATTTTTGGAATTGAGTTAGAAAAAGAGAATTACCATAAAAGAATCTTTAGTAAATTCAAAAATGACATTATAAATGAGCTAATCTCAATCAAATAA
- a CDS encoding helix-turn-helix domain-containing protein codes for MTTTESKLNEVSKLHTNKTAQNVIYSLIISEAKRLLLYEKLSIKEIAYQLGFNDPFYFSNFFKKHTQQSPKDYQKTVKS; via the coding sequence TTGACAACCACTGAATCTAAGCTCAATGAAGTTTCAAAACTTCACACCAATAAAACAGCACAAAATGTGATCTACAGCCTTATTATTTCCGAAGCCAAAAGGCTTCTTCTTTATGAAAAGCTATCTATAAAAGAAATCGCTTATCAACTGGGCTTTAATGATCCTTTTTATTTTTCAAATTTCTTCAAAAAACATACTCAACAATCACCAAAAGACTATCAGAAAACAGTGAAAAGTTAA
- a CDS encoding 5-methylcytosine restriction system specificity protein McrC: protein MLRISEHFEYYHKDHISIFQKIENWEHYFDLSTLEDKINFENDKEKNCVSISLNRNSEENQYSCSISSSYYIGLDCFPNLGANIYIEPKINNEEKQVNYVQMLLESLKEPENFEHLDGLISIKFDEDWIEIDNQLQPLLTPFLIAQFLSVVKDLVKKGLKKSYYEKVENLNNKVKGKVLVGQQIKKNILKNRYTKTICKFQAFGFDIELNQFLKFVLSCVSIHLEDYSKNSDIYKNLVEIQRYCNGGFHQVSDNTFSKLDFKESNPFFKNYNRAIQLGNQILALNDYNISKNSNKAKTLHPPFWIDMSKLFELFVFGKLRDRYSLEGEVQYHKKFNKQEPDFILNTNCGIKAVVDAKYKPRYLNGNPTMEDARQLAGYTRLNSVYRELGIENDDVISTYFIYPGNLNFTEKGQHTQEDFKVKEETEEIPLFESSFRVSSSYKKMYLQEINLLVN from the coding sequence ATGCTAAGGATTTCAGAACATTTTGAATATTATCATAAAGACCATATTTCTATTTTTCAAAAAATTGAAAATTGGGAGCACTATTTTGATTTATCAACTTTAGAAGATAAAATAAATTTTGAAAATGATAAAGAAAAAAACTGTGTTTCCATTTCATTAAATAGAAATTCTGAGGAAAATCAATACTCCTGCAGTATTTCTTCGTCTTATTATATTGGTTTAGATTGTTTTCCAAATTTAGGAGCTAACATCTACATTGAGCCAAAGATTAATAATGAAGAAAAACAAGTAAATTATGTTCAAATGCTTTTGGAATCATTGAAAGAACCAGAAAACTTTGAACATTTAGACGGCTTGATCTCTATAAAATTCGATGAAGATTGGATTGAAATTGACAATCAATTACAACCACTTTTAACACCTTTTTTAATTGCCCAGTTTTTATCTGTTGTAAAAGATTTAGTAAAGAAGGGTTTGAAAAAATCATATTACGAAAAGGTTGAAAATTTAAACAATAAAGTTAAAGGAAAAGTATTGGTAGGACAACAAATCAAAAAAAATATACTTAAAAATCGTTACACAAAAACAATTTGTAAATTTCAGGCATTTGGCTTTGACATTGAATTAAACCAATTTTTGAAATTTGTTTTATCTTGTGTTTCAATTCATTTGGAAGATTATTCGAAAAATTCAGACATATATAAAAACTTAGTAGAAATTCAAAGATACTGCAATGGTGGTTTCCATCAGGTAAGCGACAATACTTTCAGTAAATTGGATTTTAAAGAGAGTAATCCGTTTTTTAAAAACTATAATCGTGCAATTCAATTAGGAAATCAAATTTTGGCGTTAAATGACTACAATATTTCTAAAAACTCCAACAAAGCAAAAACATTGCATCCGCCATTTTGGATAGATATGAGTAAGTTATTTGAATTGTTTGTATTTGGAAAACTTCGTGACAGATACTCTTTGGAAGGAGAAGTGCAATATCATAAAAAATTCAATAAACAAGAACCAGATTTTATTCTAAATACAAATTGTGGAATAAAAGCTGTTGTAGATGCGAAGTACAAACCACGTTATTTAAACGGAAATCCCACGATGGAAGATGCACGACAATTGGCTGGCTATACCAGGTTAAATAGTGTTTACAGAGAACTGGGAATCGAGAATGATGACGTTATTTCTACATATTTCATTTATCCCGGAAACTTAAATTTCACAGAAAAAGGTCAGCACACTCAAGAAGATTTCAAAGTAAAAGAAGAAACTGAAGAAATTCCCCTTTTCGAAAGTTCATTCAGAGTTTCTTCTTCATATAAAAAAATGTATTTACAAGAAATTAATTTACTTGTGAATTAA
- a CDS encoding reverse transcriptase domain-containing protein: protein MKTKGYLHLSPSLRINENWKSYQKKIQDPSFIQKYAFYPLMHSIIKERKYKKVNSEKHLNEKERTHNFKLNDFKFEKTAKKRPLHYATHFDALIYGYYASILNELYETALKKDLELDGCVNAYRKIILENTGKGKSTIHFAKDVFDEIKNRSGDQEEVGVLTFDIESFFSSLDHHLLEKKWSDLLNEEQLPPDHKNVFNSCTKFSYVLRDDLRVTLQKSGKRSGFDEKKLAKIRREKGFKSFFESNADFRNTIKQGKLRIYKNSFYNKEKIQVGIPQGLPISAVLANLYLLDFDKNILDIVVKGKGGFYRRYSDDIIIIANVDDLGDIKNYVENLIKQSNLKISSSKTESFVFRKSIYNQEQNSRLTSFKQVEGNERKDAPLIYLGFEFRGYNTCIKSTNIAKFYRRLISIVRRRSNRAIRNKNPNIPKAVFKNQIKKLYKKPLRDLDGENGEIKQTFRNRTFLVKNARDEFSMIVKPSVNKNKSNYFSYIKRCEKIFDSNIFSTQLRKKEHLLNTAINKHLKY from the coding sequence ATGAAAACCAAGGGATATTTACATTTATCCCCGAGTTTACGCATCAATGAAAATTGGAAAAGTTATCAAAAGAAAATCCAAGATCCTTCTTTCATACAGAAATATGCTTTTTATCCTTTAATGCATTCGATCATTAAAGAAAGGAAATATAAAAAAGTAAATTCGGAAAAACATTTAAATGAAAAAGAGAGGACGCATAATTTCAAACTCAATGATTTTAAATTTGAAAAAACAGCAAAAAAAAGACCTCTTCATTATGCTACACATTTTGACGCTTTAATTTATGGATATTACGCCTCAATACTAAATGAATTGTATGAAACGGCATTAAAAAAAGATCTGGAACTTGATGGTTGTGTCAATGCTTACAGGAAAATTATTTTAGAAAATACAGGAAAGGGGAAGAGTACAATTCATTTTGCTAAAGACGTTTTTGATGAAATTAAAAATCGTAGCGGCGACCAAGAGGAAGTTGGCGTGCTAACTTTCGATATTGAAAGTTTTTTTTCTAGCTTAGACCATCATTTATTAGAGAAAAAGTGGAGTGATCTGTTGAATGAGGAACAATTACCTCCAGACCATAAAAATGTATTCAACTCATGTACAAAGTTCAGTTATGTTTTAAGAGATGATTTGCGGGTCACATTGCAAAAAAGTGGTAAACGATCTGGGTTCGATGAAAAAAAATTAGCAAAAATAAGAAGAGAAAAAGGCTTCAAAAGTTTCTTTGAGTCAAATGCAGATTTTCGAAATACTATAAAACAAGGGAAATTAAGAATTTATAAAAACTCATTTTACAATAAAGAAAAAATTCAAGTAGGTATTCCTCAAGGATTACCTATAAGTGCAGTTCTTGCAAATTTATATTTGTTGGATTTTGATAAAAACATTCTAGATATAGTCGTAAAGGGTAAGGGTGGATTTTATAGAAGATATTCTGATGATATTATCATAATAGCAAATGTGGATGATCTAGGAGATATAAAAAATTATGTTGAAAATCTTATTAAACAAAGCAATCTAAAAATAAGTTCTTCAAAAACCGAATCTTTCGTTTTTAGAAAATCAATATACAATCAAGAACAAAATAGTAGACTAACTTCCTTTAAGCAAGTTGAAGGAAATGAAAGGAAAGACGCGCCTTTAATATACCTTGGATTTGAATTTCGAGGATACAATACTTGTATAAAATCAACAAATATTGCTAAATTTTATAGAAGACTAATTTCTATTGTTCGACGAAGATCTAATCGAGCAATAAGAAACAAAAATCCGAATATTCCAAAAGCAGTGTTTAAAAATCAAATTAAAAAATTATACAAAAAACCGTTACGAGATTTAGATGGGGAAAATGGAGAAATTAAACAGACGTTTCGGAATAGAACATTTCTTGTAAAAAATGCGAGAGATGAGTTCTCAATGATCGTTAAACCATCTGTAAATAAAAATAAATCCAATTATTTTAGTTACATAAAAAGGTGTGAAAAAATCTTCGACAGTAATATTTTTTCTACACAACTACGGAAAAAAGAACATTTGCTAAATACTGCAATTAATAAACATTTGAAATACTAA